The Treponema primitia ZAS-1 genome contains the following window.
CTGCCGGGATCGCGGGGTGACGCGGTTGAGCCTGGGTATCCAGAGCTTCCACGAGCCATCCCGCCGGGCGGTCCATAGGGTAGGGGAACTCGCCCTGCTACCGGAGCGTCTCAGTTTAGCCGCCGAAATTTTCGACGGCGCCCTTTCTCTGGACCTCATGACGGGGCTTCCCTTTCAAGGTGAATACATTTTACAAAAGGATATCGAAAAAGCCCTGTCCTACGAGCCGGGACACCTTTCCCTCTATTCGCTGACTCCGGAAGAGGGTACCCCCCTGGCAGCCGCCCTGGAGCAGGGGACCTGTCCCCTACCGGAGGATGACGAAGCGGACCGCCTCTGGATCACCGGCCGAAATACCCTGGAAGCGGCGGGCTATGCCCAATACGAGGTATCCAACTTTTCCCAGCCCGGGAAGGAAGCCCGTCACAACATTCGGTACTGGCGCATGGAAAACTGGCTGGGTCTGGGGCCGGGCGGTTCCGGCACCCTCATTGCCGACGAAACCGGCCTGCGCCGCACGTACAAGGCCGATCTGGACAGCTGGCTCCGCCGGGACGGTTGCGCGCCCTACACCGAAGAAGCCTTGGATCAGCCGACCCTGATACGGGAAAGTATACTCATGGGTTTCCGGTACCTCAAAGGCCCGGACACGGCGCTGTTCGAAAAACGGTTTCACCGCCCCCTGGAAAGCCTTATCCCCCAAACCCTCCGCCGCTGGGAATCCCGGGGGCTCCTCCAAAAAAAGCCCCTGGGCCTAACCAAAGGGGGGCTGCTATTTCTCAATACCTTCCTGACCGAAGCGTTTGCGGAAATAGACCAAAACTAAACACCGGAAAAATTAATAATGAGTTGATTTAATACCACCACTGGGGTACCTTATTAGATATGTCTTCCTCCGAACCCGAAAAAGAAGATTCCGGCGTCCCAATATTAGGTTTAACTGACCATGAGGAAAAATTGGTTCGGGAGCTAATGGCCTATCTGGAGTCCGGGAACTGTGAAGATATTGAAACTGCCCGGGTCCGTATTTCCTGTCTCCGGGAATTGGGAACGGTTATTTCCCGATTCCCATCAATCCGGGAAAGCCAAATGGTCCGGGGGGAGATGCGGGATGAGGAAAAACTCATCGATTCCATTACCAGCTTCTCCCACCCCTCCCATTTACTGCGCAGTCCTACCCGGGTTGTGGCTGTCCGCAGCTACCTGGTTGCAAAGTCCCACGCATTTTCTATGCTGGCCATCCTGGTGCAGGACAAACCGGAATTCTATGTTCCGGTGCGGAGTATCCTTTTCTCCATAATTTGTACCCTGATGATCGAGGAGGTGTACTTTTCCTGTCTTGGGGATGTGTCTTTTCCCGATCATATCCGGTTCCGCCTGGCCGATGACCTGATTACCCTCTGGGATAGCGGTGTGGATCCCCGGGCTATTGAGCACTTACCCGCTCTGGAAGCCCTCTGGGCCGCCCGGGATGCGGCGCCTCCCTGCTTCGGAACCATGGATGGTTCCAGCGAACTGATTCGGGTTTCCACGGAACTGGGGGACGATTGGTGCAAATTTTTAATGCGCAGTATTTCTAACGATGAAACCCTGCAAGCCCTGGAGGAATTCCTCTTCGGCCTTTCCTATGAAGAAATTCTGGAGGTCCGATCCCGGCTTATCCGCTTTGGGATTTCTGCGGTTGATAACGATGAGGTCCGCAGTTACCTGGGGAGCAATCCCGCCTACACGGTTGTCAATAACGATGACCCCCGCTCGTTCTACGATTTTTATGTTGACCGCCGGGACGCCGCACAGTTGCGGAGACGCATGAACGCCCCGGGCCCCAAACGAACCCTGGAAGAAATATACCTTAAGCACCGTATAGTCCTGGAACTGCCCGTATAAAAACTGAAAAGAACTTGCCGCCTACTGTTTTTCGTATTGTTGTACTTCGTTGTATATATATTCCAGTTGTATCTTCGCTTTTTCAAGCATGGATTCA
Protein-coding sequences here:
- the hemW gene encoding radical SAM family heme chaperone HemW, which translates into the protein MGKEAGVYIHVPFCSGVCDYCDFYSIPVRSDDTRLDQFVDLILQDLEADLIALGISHVPTVYIGGGTPSVLGAARLDRLLEGVGALRPGEFTLEANPESADGELLRVCRDRGVTRLSLGIQSFHEPSRRAVHRVGELALLPERLSLAAEIFDGALSLDLMTGLPFQGEYILQKDIEKALSYEPGHLSLYSLTPEEGTPLAAALEQGTCPLPEDDEADRLWITGRNTLEAAGYAQYEVSNFSQPGKEARHNIRYWRMENWLGLGPGGSGTLIADETGLRRTYKADLDSWLRRDGCAPYTEEALDQPTLIRESILMGFRYLKGPDTALFEKRFHRPLESLIPQTLRRWESRGLLQKKPLGLTKGGLLFLNTFLTEAFAEIDQN